The following DNA comes from Anaerostipes rhamnosivorans.
CTGGATGAGCCAACCACTTATCTGGATATGTCTCACCAGCTGGAAATACTCTCTCTATTAAAAGAATTAAACCAAAAGAACCAAACAACCATTGTCATGGTGATCCATGAAATCAATCATGCATCCAGGTTTGCAGATCATATCATTGGAATGAAGGAGGGGCAGATGGTGTTTGAGGGAACACCTGCGGATGTGATAACAGAACAGAATTTAAAGACACTTTATGGTATACGGGCTAAGCTTACACTCAGTGAGGACGGCACATATCCGGTTTGCACGGAGTATGAGCTGGAATGAGCATACGGGGGAATAAAGCAAATTTTGTTATCATAGCGGCGGGGCAGATGATCTCTCTGTTCGGCAGTGCCATCCAGCGGTTTTGTATGTCTCTCTATGTACTGGAGCTAACCGGGAGTCCAGGTATCTTTGCAACGATCCTTTCAATTTCTATGCTTCCATATGTTCTTCTCGCGCCGGTAGCTGGAAATATCACAGATTCCTTCAGCAAAAAGAAGATCATGGTCTGTACAGACATCTTCAGCGGCATTGTTATAAGCTGTTATGCAGTTTTTTTATTTTCTGGACATGACCGGCCAGCTGTCATAGCTGTCACGATGATCCTTTTGTCATCTGCGAGTACTGTGTATTCACCGGCGGTGACAGCCTCCATCCCTCTGTCTGTTTCAGCAAAACAGCTTTACCGGGCCAACGGCATTGTACAGCAGATCGGATCCGCTGCCAATTTTGCAGGACCCGTCATTGCGGGGATGCTGTATGGTTTTCTGGGGATTCGTTGGATCGTCGTTTTAAATGCAATCAGCTTCTTTGCCTCAGCATTGATGGAAGGATTTCTGCATCTGCCGGAAAAAAAGAGCGGTTCCAAAAACAAGATCTCTTTTTTGAACAGTGTGAACGAAATGTATCAAGGGTTTTTGTACTTAAAAAAATGTCAAACGATCGTATTAAGGATTATTTTCTCATACGGTCTGTCCAACCTGTTCATTGTTCCGGTTTTCTCCGTAGCAGCACCGCATTTTGTAAAAAA
Coding sequences within:
- a CDS encoding MFS transporter, whose translation is MSIRGNKANFVIIAAGQMISLFGSAIQRFCMSLYVLELTGSPGIFATILSISMLPYVLLAPVAGNITDSFSKKKIMVCTDIFSGIVISCYAVFLFSGHDRPAVIAVTMILLSSASTVYSPAVTASIPLSVSAKQLYRANGIVQQIGSAANFAGPVIAGMLYGFLGIRWIVVLNAISFFASALMEGFLHLPEKKSGSKNKISFLNSVNEMYQGFLYLKKCQTIVLRIIFSYGLSNLFIVPVFSVAAPHFVKNVLGLSSEVYGSVEGITVLGMITGGVLIGVFPKSFSMAVIHRVLYLMPVSFLFMCLTGFVSQSPLMNLCAFGAGGFAVMLSLGLSNVISLTYMQQAVPGSMIGKTSAFSTAAATATIPPGQFLFGQILEAGISVPVLFLFVSAASLGTACFVKQAIKKN